In one Zymobacter palmae genomic region, the following are encoded:
- a CDS encoding toxin VasX: MTVISSLVTTASKVSQNVSTLIQIAAKESVIEKFGIGGCDKCNKKGMVFLPVRYAVGEINDLGDYALPESKVDKFTDIKLNESLSKSGRRTARSAKSCYILRKLRKGYLYIYDDHPGLPAWICYGVNDNGELTGFPAASPKALDELNPMDNCIKGDGHPARASLVSLRDPHVSRTVHVMFLEVALDEERLDWIASQPEWREANMQAFEVSSPKSSPYYFSRFEIPKFVPEYDDDRNTYEVLKHQMWQGRYADKVTSDIARQLRMDTYEVLGQHMDSVECMNGGSEGFMFAVKDEVGIIEQLDAQRAYPTAVLRKDMLPGDSKDPNQPANKTLNERNYKWYLAVQQFQAIMQSMKIRDEEVDENYIVPGQNQTYKQVLEELEERKKEIPDIIKRYTKMYYNYESLSEEDKQKVVKNKEEDYYNYLARKKRSYEREWAVCRRADISKRDSAVEEVGDYYNGDDWNCIDSVVGKYVERIKRDTPIFDDDYSLWVIFHLHRVINRYDENSFMHCGHVASIIADVLQHGVLSPASSWMWDMLQNFNDEGKILLRGFTFNMPTVFSDIDEYLAPAEGKNKLEELKSIIKGAQKCYGKFKKAYDKAKSDSLKKAIWDKGDLQTYHEAVQKIAQVHANVATTAWINDLAHSLSKEEAFTNRYAVALNGERRLCTLNEIARSVSQVLSEQGPPLVSVEKYTLTLGELSKLADAVQENLVGAPEDKARPIAEHFSNLNKVGGNFSNVDVSSNTKLDFFVIGHRDTIQNLNYSYGKRMSATNSVVDFHDKHQQAFVDLFSSKKKCFDTLSGKVSVVIACVKATKDVINNNRDMDLWWKCISSWLSVFQIITDVASWRYTRLARKEIIKEGANIGKKLLDNTKVRAVLEHDGELLSERAVRRIGRYVVNSEMCILASKGMTHLITMMSVYDAWKGLVQLADMTKRGALRQDKIALASKIVIDLVSSIIIGLCITSFFIGAFLSLIIFGITSLFIKKRLVPECIQTWLRRSKFGKEQDTVLGKPFRDMNEEQESLRSLLAGITITAQVNSEDTKRENSNFLCNLPDGGISPNCRVTSQVKEVTLVITYPEKTCGIMNIELSSGYSKVKIEKPSIFIIVRGNDLENNIVMAKNTKISSDADDVLQKDFSTEIDDVKKEIRDKGGRLIGDNLVVDDNDLNYILNVKDFFLDKAVSFNKNSERVDCVIKKKIFVDNDINNAKDMVMARIVIRTDNRVYDDVFRIPLVIEEGGNSYAISR, encoded by the coding sequence ATGACGGTTATAAGCTCATTAGTAACAACGGCAAGCAAAGTATCACAGAATGTATCTACACTCATTCAAATAGCAGCCAAGGAAAGTGTTATAGAAAAATTCGGTATTGGTGGCTGTGATAAGTGCAATAAAAAAGGAATGGTGTTTTTACCTGTTCGTTATGCCGTTGGTGAGATAAATGATTTGGGAGACTATGCTCTCCCTGAAAGCAAGGTGGATAAATTTACCGATATAAAACTAAATGAAAGTCTAAGCAAGTCTGGTCGAAGAACTGCTCGCTCTGCAAAAAGCTGCTATATCTTGAGAAAACTCAGAAAGGGTTATCTATATATATACGATGATCATCCTGGGCTACCTGCTTGGATTTGTTATGGCGTCAATGATAATGGTGAATTGACCGGCTTTCCTGCGGCATCGCCAAAAGCTCTTGATGAATTAAATCCAATGGATAACTGTATTAAAGGAGATGGACACCCTGCTCGAGCATCTTTGGTTTCTTTGCGTGACCCCCACGTTAGTCGCACAGTGCATGTTATGTTTTTGGAAGTTGCTTTGGATGAAGAGCGATTGGATTGGATCGCTTCACAACCTGAGTGGCGAGAAGCGAATATGCAGGCATTTGAAGTATCCTCTCCAAAAAGTAGCCCATACTACTTTTCACGTTTTGAAATACCCAAATTTGTTCCTGAGTATGATGATGACAGAAATACGTATGAAGTTTTGAAGCACCAGATGTGGCAGGGACGGTACGCAGATAAAGTTACCAGTGATATTGCTCGTCAACTTCGAATGGATACGTATGAAGTGCTGGGGCAGCATATGGATTCTGTTGAGTGCATGAATGGTGGTTCAGAAGGGTTTATGTTTGCTGTTAAGGATGAAGTCGGGATTATTGAACAGCTTGATGCACAGCGCGCATACCCTACTGCTGTATTGCGTAAGGACATGCTGCCAGGGGATTCAAAAGACCCAAACCAGCCAGCTAATAAGACACTAAATGAAAGAAATTATAAGTGGTACTTGGCTGTTCAGCAGTTTCAAGCAATTATGCAGTCAATGAAAATAAGGGATGAAGAAGTAGATGAAAATTATATTGTGCCAGGCCAAAATCAGACTTATAAACAAGTTTTGGAAGAACTGGAAGAAAGAAAAAAAGAAATACCCGATATAATAAAACGATATACAAAAATGTATTATAATTATGAAAGTCTATCGGAAGAAGATAAGCAAAAGGTGGTTAAAAATAAAGAAGAAGATTATTATAATTATCTGGCACGTAAAAAAAGATCTTATGAGCGTGAATGGGCAGTTTGCCGAAGAGCAGATATTTCCAAGCGCGATAGTGCAGTAGAGGAGGTAGGGGATTACTATAATGGGGATGATTGGAATTGTATCGATAGTGTAGTTGGTAAATATGTTGAAAGAATAAAAAGAGATACACCTATATTTGATGATGACTATAGTCTTTGGGTAATATTTCATCTGCATAGAGTGATTAATCGTTACGATGAAAATTCATTTATGCATTGTGGGCATGTCGCATCAATAATAGCAGATGTTTTACAGCACGGTGTATTAAGTCCTGCTAGTAGCTGGATGTGGGATATGCTGCAGAATTTTAATGATGAAGGAAAAATTTTGTTGCGTGGCTTTACATTTAATATGCCAACAGTGTTTAGTGATATTGATGAATATTTGGCCCCTGCGGAAGGGAAAAACAAATTAGAAGAACTTAAGTCTATAATAAAAGGAGCTCAAAAGTGCTATGGAAAATTCAAAAAAGCATACGATAAAGCGAAAAGCGACTCTTTGAAGAAAGCGATATGGGATAAAGGGGATCTGCAGACGTACCACGAAGCCGTGCAGAAAATTGCGCAAGTGCATGCCAATGTGGCAACGACAGCTTGGATAAATGATCTTGCACATTCGTTGTCAAAAGAAGAAGCATTTACTAATAGATATGCGGTAGCTTTGAATGGAGAAAGAAGACTATGTACCTTAAATGAAATTGCAAGAAGTGTTTCGCAAGTTTTATCGGAGCAAGGCCCCCCTTTAGTTTCCGTGGAAAAATATACTCTCACATTGGGAGAGTTAAGCAAGTTAGCGGATGCTGTGCAAGAAAATCTGGTCGGTGCTCCTGAAGATAAGGCTAGGCCTATCGCAGAGCATTTCAGTAACTTAAATAAAGTCGGCGGAAATTTCTCTAATGTTGATGTAAGTAGCAATACTAAATTAGATTTTTTTGTCATTGGGCATCGAGATACCATACAAAATTTAAATTACTCATATGGAAAAAGAATGTCTGCTACTAATTCAGTGGTGGATTTTCATGACAAACACCAACAAGCTTTTGTTGATTTGTTTAGCAGCAAGAAAAAATGCTTCGATACGCTTTCTGGTAAAGTGAGTGTGGTCATTGCATGTGTAAAAGCGACTAAAGATGTAATAAATAATAATCGTGATATGGATTTGTGGTGGAAGTGTATTTCGTCATGGTTGAGTGTTTTTCAAATTATTACTGATGTTGCATCTTGGCGTTACACTCGCCTAGCTAGAAAAGAGATAATAAAAGAGGGTGCGAATATTGGTAAAAAATTGCTGGATAACACAAAAGTTAGGGCGGTTTTAGAGCATGATGGGGAGCTCTTGTCGGAACGAGCTGTAAGACGCATAGGTCGATATGTGGTTAACAGTGAAATGTGTATTTTGGCATCGAAAGGAATGACTCATCTTATTACAATGATGAGCGTATATGATGCATGGAAGGGGTTAGTACAGCTTGCTGATATGACTAAGAGGGGAGCTTTGAGGCAAGATAAAATAGCACTGGCATCTAAAATAGTAATTGATCTTGTATCATCTATCATAATTGGCCTGTGTATTACGTCTTTTTTCATTGGTGCATTTCTATCGCTTATAATATTTGGAATTACTTCGTTGTTCATAAAAAAACGCTTAGTGCCAGAATGTATACAAACTTGGCTTAGGCGTAGTAAGTTTGGGAAAGAACAAGATACCGTGCTTGGCAAACCCTTTCGTGATATGAATGAAGAACAAGAATCTTTGCGGTCACTGTTGGCAGGAATTACTATTACTGCTCAAGTAAACAGTGAAGATACCAAGCGAGAAAATTCGAATTTTTTATGTAATCTTCCTGATGGGGGGATTTCTCCAAATTGTAGAGTGACCTCACAAGTTAAGGAGGTAACCCTCGTGATCACTTACCCTGAAAAAACTTGTGGTATTATGAATATTGAATTATCTAGTGGGTATTCAAAAGTTAAAATAGAAAAACCTTCTATTTTCATAATAGTCAGAGGTAATGATTTAGAAAATAATATTGTTATGGCAAAAAATACGAAAATATCTAGCGATGCTGATGATGTTCTTCAGAAAGATTTTTCTACCGAAATCGATGATGTGAAAAAAGAAATACGCGATAAAGGTGGGAGGTTAATAGGAGACAATTTGGTTGTTGATGATAATGATTTAAACTATATACTAAATGTAAAAGATTTCTTTTTAGATAAGGCCGTGTCTTTTAATAAGAATAGTGAACGTGTTGATTGTGTAATTAAGAAAAAAATATTCGTAGATAATGACATAAACAATGCAAAAGATATGGTTATGGCGAGGATAGTTATAAGGACAGATAATAGGGTTTATGATGATGTGTTTAGGATTCCTTTGGTTATTGAAGAAGGGGGTAATAGCTATGCGATTTCTAGATAA
- a CDS encoding YciI family protein, whose protein sequence is MLYIAVLTYIRPVEEIDACLADHIAWLEEGYQAGAFIASGRRVPRNGGVILVKEDSLEDVEARLSQDPFQTKGLAKVEVIPFEPSKRIAALEGVI, encoded by the coding sequence ATGCTTTATATTGCGGTACTGACGTACATCCGTCCTGTAGAGGAAATCGATGCCTGCTTGGCCGACCACATTGCATGGCTGGAAGAAGGCTATCAAGCGGGGGCATTCATCGCTTCAGGGCGACGCGTACCGCGCAATGGCGGAGTCATTCTCGTAAAAGAGGATAGCCTCGAAGACGTCGAAGCACGCTTGAGCCAAGATCCTTTCCAGACCAAAGGACTGGCCAAGGTCGAAGTCATTCCTTTCGAACCCAGCAAGCGCATTGCCGCGCTGGAAGGCGTGATCTAA
- a CDS encoding TetR/AcrR family transcriptional regulator has protein sequence MTGKHWQQDPLRSERIAAAALEVIAEYGVAGTTYRKVAAAAGVPLGAVSYYFTSMETLLTAAFTRLADETSQVFAQRIADAHSKEEAYEAVVDIIFGDVTSSSRTLLLSYELYGFASRHPAMTSVMNTWMNKSRRALARHFSPTAVVALDALIEGVTIHRSVIAIERQDVIRMVQQLAQL, from the coding sequence ATGACGGGAAAGCATTGGCAGCAAGATCCCCTACGCAGTGAACGAATTGCTGCCGCTGCGCTTGAGGTGATCGCAGAGTACGGTGTGGCGGGGACGACGTATCGCAAGGTGGCCGCTGCAGCAGGCGTGCCGCTGGGAGCCGTGAGTTATTACTTCACCAGTATGGAGACGTTGCTGACGGCGGCCTTTACACGCCTGGCCGATGAAACATCGCAGGTGTTCGCGCAGCGCATTGCGGATGCCCATTCGAAAGAAGAGGCCTATGAGGCGGTCGTAGACATTATTTTCGGTGATGTAACGTCATCGTCCCGCACGTTGCTGTTGAGCTACGAGCTATATGGCTTTGCCAGCCGTCATCCTGCCATGACGTCGGTGATGAATACTTGGATGAACAAGAGCCGCCGTGCGCTGGCGCGACATTTTTCGCCTACTGCCGTGGTGGCGCTTGATGCATTGATTGAAGGGGTCACCATCCATCGCTCCGTCATTGCGATTGAACGGCAGGATGTCATTCGCATGGTGCAGCAGCTGGCCCAGCTATAG
- a CDS encoding sugar O-acetyltransferase, whose product MKTEREKALCGELYDAANDEELLAERMEVKYRLQVYNATDPRDIAQRTAQLKALLGKTGKQLIIEQPFACDFGRNIEVGENFYANVNLVILDCNKVVIGDNVLIGPNVGIHTAGHPLDVEQRVQGLEYALPITIGDNVWIGAGVNIVPGVSIGSNSVIGAGSVVTKDIPANVVAAGTPCKVIRSL is encoded by the coding sequence ATGAAGACCGAGCGTGAAAAGGCACTGTGCGGTGAGCTGTACGATGCCGCTAACGACGAGGAACTGCTGGCCGAGCGCATGGAAGTGAAATACCGCCTGCAGGTCTATAACGCTACCGATCCACGCGATATTGCGCAGCGTACGGCACAGCTGAAAGCGCTGCTGGGCAAGACCGGCAAGCAGCTAATAATTGAGCAGCCTTTCGCTTGCGATTTCGGACGCAATATCGAGGTCGGCGAAAACTTCTACGCCAACGTTAATTTGGTCATTCTGGACTGCAACAAGGTCGTGATTGGCGATAACGTATTGATTGGCCCTAACGTGGGTATTCATACGGCGGGGCATCCGCTCGACGTCGAACAGCGTGTGCAGGGGCTGGAATATGCGCTACCGATTACGATTGGCGACAACGTTTGGATCGGTGCAGGGGTAAACATCGTGCCGGGTGTGTCTATCGGCAGCAACAGTGTGATCGGTGCGGGAAGCGTAGTGACTAAGGACATTCCGGCCAATGTCGTGGCCGCAGGAACACCCTGCAAGGTGATTCGGTCGCTTTGA
- the mgtA gene encoding magnesium-translocating P-type ATPase — translation MRYSLLKARLADFLRNRHMTRHFQRLLLPDKYSPLRKQDMGLQQAETLRRAAYALPDTVLHQLNSSAIGLTETQAETLRTQVGLNALAQEAPLHWWQHLWLCYRNPFNLLLTLLAVVSWLTEDMQATLVIGAMVILSTLLRFWQEGKSNRAADALKAMVSATASVRRPAQNVNANVTPSFITTEIPMDQLVPGDVVVLAAGDMVPADCRVLQAKDLFVAQAAITGESMPVEKRVIQDSPDTINPLDLDSIVFMGTNVVSGTATVVVLATGSHTYFGALASRVTAVDSAPTAFQAGVNKVSWLLIRFMYVMAPLVFLINGLTKGDWTQALLFALSIAVGLTPEMLPMIVTSTLAKGAVFLSRQKVIVKRLDAIQSFGAMDVLCTDKTGTLTEDHIVLARHLDVWGEGSDRVLEMAYLNSYYQTGLKNLLDKAVLEHTEVHGALAPNTHYRKVDEIPFDFERRRMSVVVSEREDHHELICKGAVEEILAVCTHVQHGETTDMLTPALLARIRCVTDALNKEGLRVVAVAAKEVPPSKETYSQSDEGELTLMGYVAFLDPPKASTAPALKALAEHGVTVKVLTGDNDRVTAKVCRDVGLDHADVVILGSDIDRMDDATLAKAVACHTLFAKLTPAHKERVVGSLKKSGHVVGFMGDGINDAPALRRADIGISVDTAVDIAKEAADIILLEKSLMVLEEGIQEGRRTFANMLKYIKMTASSNFGNVFSVLVASVFIPFLPMLPMHLLVQNLLYDISQTSIPFDHVDAEQLKVPQRWQPTDIGRFMLFFGPLSSVFDIVTFAMMWSLFKANTPSQQTLFQSGWFVVGLLTQTLVIHLIRTAKVPFVQSRAAWPVLVMTGLIMIIGVWLPMGPLAGYFKLQPLPATYFICLPLILAAYMALTQAMKRIYVRRYGWQ, via the coding sequence ATGCGTTATTCACTGCTCAAAGCTAGGCTCGCAGACTTTCTGCGTAACCGTCATATGACACGTCACTTCCAACGGCTACTACTGCCAGACAAATATTCACCTTTACGCAAACAAGACATGGGGCTGCAACAAGCAGAAACACTGCGCCGCGCGGCTTATGCGCTACCCGACACCGTCCTGCATCAATTAAACAGCAGCGCTATAGGACTGACTGAAACGCAGGCGGAAACTCTGCGTACGCAGGTCGGCCTGAATGCGCTAGCGCAAGAAGCACCGTTGCACTGGTGGCAACATCTCTGGCTGTGCTACCGCAATCCTTTCAATCTGCTGCTGACACTGCTTGCGGTAGTGTCGTGGCTGACCGAAGACATGCAGGCCACGCTGGTGATCGGCGCAATGGTCATACTGTCCACGCTACTGCGCTTCTGGCAGGAGGGAAAATCCAACCGAGCCGCCGATGCGCTCAAGGCGATGGTTAGTGCAACCGCGTCCGTACGGCGCCCCGCTCAAAACGTTAACGCAAACGTAACACCATCGTTTATCACGACAGAAATTCCGATGGATCAGCTAGTACCGGGCGATGTGGTCGTTCTGGCCGCGGGGGATATGGTTCCTGCTGACTGCCGTGTGCTACAGGCTAAGGACCTGTTCGTGGCTCAGGCCGCCATAACGGGGGAGTCGATGCCCGTCGAGAAGCGCGTTATTCAAGACTCGCCCGATACGATCAATCCATTGGATCTGGATAGCATTGTATTCATGGGCACCAATGTGGTGTCCGGCACAGCAACGGTAGTCGTGCTTGCAACGGGAAGTCATACCTACTTCGGCGCACTAGCATCTCGCGTCACCGCTGTCGATTCAGCACCAACGGCATTTCAGGCCGGTGTGAACAAGGTCAGCTGGCTGCTGATCCGTTTTATGTACGTGATGGCGCCTTTGGTCTTTTTGATCAACGGACTGACCAAAGGGGATTGGACTCAGGCTTTACTGTTTGCGCTCTCCATTGCGGTCGGGCTGACACCAGAAATGCTGCCAATGATCGTCACCTCGACACTCGCTAAAGGGGCGGTGTTCCTGTCTCGCCAGAAGGTTATTGTCAAACGGCTGGACGCTATCCAGAGCTTCGGCGCCATGGACGTGCTGTGCACGGATAAGACCGGCACACTGACCGAAGACCATATCGTACTGGCCCGTCATCTTGATGTGTGGGGTGAAGGCTCCGACCGTGTGCTCGAAATGGCCTACCTCAACAGCTACTACCAGACCGGCCTGAAAAATCTGCTCGACAAGGCGGTACTCGAACATACCGAAGTGCATGGCGCACTGGCCCCGAATACTCACTATCGCAAGGTGGATGAGATTCCGTTCGATTTCGAGCGGCGGCGCATGTCGGTGGTCGTCAGCGAGCGTGAAGATCATCACGAACTGATCTGCAAAGGTGCCGTTGAAGAGATTCTGGCAGTATGCACACATGTACAGCATGGCGAGACAACCGACATGCTGACGCCCGCACTGTTGGCTCGCATACGATGTGTCACTGACGCACTGAACAAGGAAGGTCTGCGCGTGGTAGCGGTAGCCGCAAAAGAAGTACCTCCCAGTAAGGAAACCTATAGCCAATCAGATGAAGGCGAGCTGACGCTGATGGGCTACGTTGCCTTCCTTGATCCTCCCAAGGCCTCTACCGCCCCCGCACTCAAGGCACTGGCCGAACATGGCGTAACGGTAAAAGTACTGACGGGGGACAACGACCGCGTAACGGCCAAGGTCTGTCGTGACGTAGGTCTTGATCACGCTGATGTTGTGATATTGGGCAGCGATATCGACCGCATGGACGATGCGACACTGGCAAAGGCGGTCGCTTGCCATACGCTGTTTGCCAAGCTGACACCTGCGCACAAAGAGCGCGTCGTAGGCAGCCTAAAAAAGAGCGGTCATGTGGTCGGCTTTATGGGAGACGGCATCAATGACGCTCCCGCACTGCGCCGTGCCGATATCGGCATCTCGGTCGATACGGCGGTAGACATCGCCAAGGAAGCGGCTGATATCATCCTGCTCGAAAAAAGCCTGATGGTGCTGGAAGAAGGGATTCAAGAAGGGCGTAGGACCTTTGCCAACATGCTGAAGTACATCAAGATGACGGCCAGTTCCAACTTCGGCAACGTGTTCTCGGTGTTGGTGGCTTCGGTCTTCATTCCATTCTTACCGATGCTGCCCATGCATCTACTCGTGCAGAATCTGCTGTACGACATCTCGCAAACGTCGATTCCGTTCGACCATGTCGACGCGGAACAACTGAAAGTACCTCAGCGCTGGCAGCCCACTGATATTGGGCGTTTCATGCTGTTCTTTGGACCGCTTAGCTCGGTATTCGACATCGTGACGTTCGCCATGATGTGGTCTCTGTTCAAGGCCAATACACCCTCGCAACAAACGCTGTTCCAGTCAGGCTGGTTTGTAGTGGGGCTGTTGACCCAAACGCTGGTCATTCACCTAATCCGCACGGCCAAGGTGCCGTTCGTTCAAAGCAGAGCCGCATGGCCAGTGCTGGTCATGACGGGGCTGATCATGATCATTGGTGTCTGGCTGCCCATGGGGCCCTTGGCAGGTTACTTCAAACTACAGCCGCTACCCGCGACCTATTTCATCTGCCTGCCACTGATCCTAGCTGCCTATATGGCCCTGACTCAGGCCATGAAGCGTATCTATGTTCGACGCTACGGCTGGCAGTAA
- a CDS encoding YicC/YloC family endoribonuclease — protein MIRSMTAFTRQQQHTEWGQLTLEIRSVNHRYLEIGFRLPPALLPLEGALRDRLRKGLSRGKVDVTITLGIEGSTQGFPLDHDRLRQLNAALTAIQDEVDGVRAPDALAILNYPGIIRDVQPSEDHIAAAALTLFDKGLVDLISAREREGKRIDTMLTTRLDAIDDQVAHVRTLMPTIIERQQTLLKERIEAARAEIDEQRLAGEIALLVQKADVEEELDRLTSHVVEVRDQLKQSKPVGRRLDFLMQELNREANTLSSKSVVAETTKCAVELKVLIEQMREQVQNVE, from the coding sequence ATGATCCGCAGCATGACCGCCTTCACCCGCCAACAACAGCACACAGAATGGGGCCAGCTGACCCTAGAAATTCGCTCCGTCAATCATCGCTACCTGGAAATCGGTTTCCGCCTTCCTCCTGCATTGCTGCCACTCGAAGGGGCCCTAAGAGACAGGCTGCGCAAGGGGTTATCACGCGGTAAGGTAGATGTGACCATAACGCTCGGGATTGAAGGCAGCACGCAGGGCTTCCCCCTTGATCATGATCGGCTTCGCCAGCTTAACGCCGCACTGACCGCCATTCAGGATGAAGTCGACGGCGTACGCGCCCCCGATGCACTGGCGATCCTCAACTATCCCGGCATCATCCGCGACGTCCAACCCAGTGAAGACCATATCGCAGCGGCCGCACTCACCTTGTTCGATAAAGGCCTTGTCGATCTTATAAGTGCGCGTGAACGTGAAGGTAAACGCATCGACACCATGCTCACCACACGCCTAGACGCCATTGACGACCAAGTAGCACACGTCCGCACCCTGATGCCGACGATCATTGAGCGTCAGCAGACACTGCTGAAAGAACGCATCGAAGCGGCCCGCGCCGAGATCGACGAGCAACGACTGGCGGGAGAGATCGCCCTGCTGGTGCAGAAAGCGGATGTAGAAGAAGAGCTGGATCGCCTGACCAGCCACGTCGTAGAAGTACGTGATCAGTTAAAACAGAGCAAACCCGTCGGACGTCGACTAGATTTCTTGATGCAAGAGCTCAACCGCGAAGCGAATACGCTGTCGTCGAAGTCAGTGGTGGCAGAAACCACCAAGTGCGCCGTGGAGCTGAAGGTGCTGATCGAACAGATGCGCGAGCAAGTGCAGAATGTTGAATAA
- the rph gene encoding ribonuclease PH codes for MRPSGRANDALREVRLTRDYTKHAEGSVLVEFGDTKVLCNASVEVGVPRWLRGQGKGWVTAEYGMLPRATHTRGGREASRGKQGGRTLEIQRLIGRSLRAAVNLKKLGEFTITVDCDVIQADGGTRTASITGACVALIDAIHHMQRTRMIKSDPLKQLVASVSVGIYKGQPVVDLDYAEDSNADTDLNVVMTADGGLIEVQGTAEKAAFSRAEMNTMLDLAEQAGTQLFACQREALGLVE; via the coding sequence ATGCGCCCGAGTGGACGAGCGAACGATGCCCTGCGTGAAGTACGACTGACACGCGACTACACCAAGCATGCTGAAGGCTCGGTGCTGGTCGAGTTCGGGGATACCAAAGTGCTGTGCAATGCGTCCGTCGAGGTGGGCGTGCCGCGCTGGCTGCGCGGTCAAGGTAAGGGGTGGGTGACGGCGGAGTACGGCATGCTGCCGCGTGCGACGCATACTCGTGGTGGCCGTGAAGCCTCTCGTGGCAAGCAGGGTGGCCGCACGCTGGAGATTCAGCGTTTGATCGGGCGTTCGTTGCGGGCAGCGGTCAATCTGAAAAAACTGGGCGAGTTCACTATCACAGTGGACTGCGACGTGATCCAGGCGGATGGCGGCACTCGCACGGCTTCTATTACCGGTGCCTGCGTAGCGCTGATCGATGCTATCCATCACATGCAGCGTACGCGCATGATCAAGAGTGATCCGCTTAAGCAGTTGGTTGCGTCTGTGTCCGTTGGTATCTATAAAGGTCAGCCGGTTGTCGACCTTGACTATGCCGAAGACTCCAATGCCGATACCGATCTTAACGTGGTGATGACCGCAGACGGTGGGCTGATTGAGGTGCAGGGCACCGCTGAGAAAGCCGCGTTCTCGCGTGCTGAAATGAACACCATGCTGGATCTGGCCGAGCAGGCGGGTACCCAGCTGTTCGCCTGTCAGCGCGAAGCGCTGGGTCTGGTGGAATAA
- the hemG gene encoding menaquinone-dependent protoporphyrinogen IX dehydrogenase, protein MKIAILYASREGQTASIAARITELFEAAGHYQCDCLDLEHLPEDFSLDHYQTVVMGCSIHYGHFAPVFRHFVAAHTERLNAMPTAFFSVSLVARKPGKDTPETNVYTRKFLEKTAWQPSYCAAFAGAVKYDLYRWWDRLMVQLIMAMGKGETGRHAHVEYTDWDAVARFVQQVRTDVLQERS, encoded by the coding sequence ATGAAGATCGCCATTCTGTATGCCTCCCGCGAAGGCCAGACGGCCAGCATTGCCGCTCGCATTACCGAGCTGTTCGAAGCTGCCGGACACTATCAGTGTGACTGCCTTGATCTCGAACATCTGCCCGAAGACTTTTCCCTTGATCACTACCAAACGGTGGTAATGGGCTGCTCCATTCACTACGGACACTTTGCGCCGGTATTTCGCCACTTCGTTGCTGCGCACACTGAGCGCCTAAATGCGATGCCGACAGCGTTCTTTTCGGTCAGTCTGGTGGCGCGTAAGCCGGGCAAGGATACGCCGGAAACCAATGTGTACACGCGCAAGTTCTTAGAGAAGACGGCATGGCAGCCGAGCTACTGCGCGGCGTTTGCTGGGGCGGTGAAATACGATCTGTATCGCTGGTGGGATCGGTTGATGGTGCAGCTGATCATGGCGATGGGGAAAGGGGAAACCGGACGGCATGCCCACGTCGAGTATACCGACTGGGACGCTGTCGCCCGGTTCGTACAGCAGGTGCGAACGGATGTTCTGCAAGAAAGGAGCTGA
- a CDS encoding exodeoxyribonuclease III, whose protein sequence is MKIASVNVNGIREAVERGFLDWLHAQDADVVCVQNLKTKSFELDDNILYPEGYEGYFLDAEQDGMSGVGLYCRQIPKAIMYGLGFEQCDHEGRFLQADYDRFSVASFLMPEAPEEKQRFIEQYSDYLNKLRRKRREYIICGTWHIAHRTVDVSNWQDNQFTAGFRAEERAFMDQVFGPMGFVDTFREVERGENQFTYWPKLDQEVPRNRQEGWRLDYQVVGPNLQRAVKKAWIDTEATFSEYAPIIVEYSLSV, encoded by the coding sequence ATGAAGATTGCCAGCGTCAACGTCAACGGCATTCGTGAAGCGGTCGAGCGAGGTTTTCTCGACTGGCTGCACGCACAGGATGCCGATGTCGTGTGTGTCCAGAATCTCAAGACCAAAAGTTTTGAGCTGGACGATAATATCCTCTACCCAGAAGGTTACGAGGGCTATTTCCTAGATGCCGAACAAGATGGAATGTCCGGCGTCGGGCTGTACTGTCGTCAGATTCCCAAGGCCATCATGTATGGGCTGGGGTTCGAACAGTGTGATCATGAAGGGCGCTTCCTGCAGGCCGACTACGACCGATTCAGCGTTGCCTCATTTCTGATGCCAGAAGCGCCGGAAGAGAAACAGCGTTTCATCGAGCAGTACAGCGACTACCTGAATAAGCTGCGCCGCAAGCGCCGCGAGTACATCATCTGCGGCACGTGGCACATCGCGCACCGCACGGTGGATGTCAGTAACTGGCAAGACAACCAGTTCACCGCAGGCTTCCGCGCCGAAGAGCGTGCGTTCATGGATCAGGTGTTCGGCCCGATGGGCTTCGTCGACACGTTCCGCGAAGTCGAACGCGGCGAAAACCAGTTCACCTACTGGCCGAAACTGGATCAGGAAGTACCGCGCAACCGTCAGGAAGGCTGGCGCCTCGACTATCAGGTCGTCGGCCCCAACCTACAGCGCGCAGTGAAAAAGGCGTGGATCGATACGGAAGCGACATTCTCAGAATATGCTCCCATTATCGTTGAGTACTCGCTCTCTGTATAA